The following are from one region of the Pseudazoarcus pumilus genome:
- a CDS encoding LapA family protein: MRILIWVLRILLFFLLFGFAVKNDQLVDLHFFFGSQWSLPLVFVILAAFAAGAVLGVTATFASLLGKRREISRLRRDLARAERDRDAAAGKAV; the protein is encoded by the coding sequence ATGCGCATCCTGATCTGGGTTCTGAGAATCCTGCTGTTCTTCCTCTTGTTCGGTTTCGCGGTCAAGAACGACCAGCTCGTCGATCTGCATTTCTTCTTCGGCAGCCAGTGGAGTCTGCCGCTGGTGTTCGTGATCCTCGCCGCGTTCGCGGCCGGGGCGGTGCTCGGGGTGACCGCGACGTTCGCATCGCTGCTGGGCAAGCGTCGCGAGATCTCGCGCCTGCGCCGTGACCTGGCGCGTGCCGAGCGCGACCGCGACGCTGCTGCAGGTAAGGCCGTCTGA
- the lapB gene encoding lipopolysaccharide assembly protein LapB has translation MEIEFWWLLALPLFFGLGWLAARIDIRQVVRESRALPRTYLNGLNFLVNEQQDKAVDAFTEAMRIDPDTIELHFALGALFRRRGETERAIRIHQNLVDREDIAEDQRLDALAALGEDYLRAGLLDRAESIFTRLRGTRHNESATRYLLELYQQEREWLKAVEIARTLSGHEGVQWRREIANFYCELAADALASSRLDEARAYVDEAFATNRGCVRASIVLGDLLLAEGRAEEAIEAWKRVEKQDPVYLSLVAERVLDAHGRLDRVEQGQTLLRAWLERNPSLDLLDEVYRRELDVGGPRAAYALVREQLRRNPTLQGLEKLLDAASREADGERREDAELMRQLIHDHTRRVARYRCASCGFKSRHFQWRCPACGGWETYPPRRTEEFDLAP, from the coding sequence ATGGAGATCGAATTCTGGTGGCTGCTGGCCCTGCCGCTGTTCTTCGGACTGGGCTGGCTGGCTGCGCGCATCGATATCCGGCAGGTCGTACGCGAGTCGCGCGCGTTGCCGCGCACCTATCTGAACGGCCTGAATTTCCTCGTCAACGAGCAGCAGGACAAGGCCGTCGACGCCTTCACCGAGGCGATGCGCATCGATCCCGACACGATCGAACTGCATTTCGCGCTCGGCGCGCTGTTCCGGCGCCGCGGCGAGACCGAACGTGCGATCCGCATTCACCAGAATCTGGTCGACCGCGAGGACATCGCCGAGGATCAGCGCCTCGACGCGCTAGCCGCACTCGGCGAGGACTACCTGCGCGCCGGCTTGCTCGATCGCGCCGAGTCGATCTTCACGCGATTGCGCGGCACGCGTCACAACGAGTCGGCGACACGCTATCTGCTCGAGCTCTACCAGCAGGAGCGTGAATGGCTCAAGGCGGTCGAGATCGCACGCACCCTCTCGGGGCACGAGGGTGTGCAGTGGCGCCGTGAGATCGCGAACTTCTACTGCGAGCTGGCGGCCGATGCACTCGCGAGTTCGCGCCTGGACGAGGCGCGGGCCTACGTCGACGAGGCCTTCGCGACCAATCGTGGCTGCGTGCGGGCGAGCATCGTCCTCGGCGATCTGCTGCTCGCCGAAGGACGGGCGGAGGAGGCCATCGAGGCCTGGAAGCGCGTCGAGAAGCAGGATCCGGTGTATCTGTCGCTGGTCGCCGAGCGTGTGCTCGACGCGCATGGCCGGCTCGATCGCGTCGAGCAGGGGCAGACGCTGCTGCGCGCCTGGCTGGAGCGCAACCCCTCGCTGGACTTGCTCGACGAGGTCTATCGTCGCGAACTCGACGTCGGCGGCCCGCGTGCGGCCTATGCGCTGGTGCGTGAGCAGTTGCGGCGCAATCCGACGCTGCAGGGGCTGGAGAAGCTCCTCGACGCGGCGTCGCGCGAGGCCGACGGCGAGCGGCGCGAGGATGCCGAGCTGATGCGCCAGCTCATTCACGACCACACGCGGCGCGTCGCACGCTATCGTTGTGCGAGCTGCGGATTCAAGTCGCGCCATTTCCAGTGGCGCTGTCCGGCCTGTGGCGGCTGGGAAACCTATCCGCCGCGCCGCACCGAGGAGTTCGATCTCGCACCCTGA